The uncultured Bacteroides sp. genome includes the window TTCATTCTTTATAGGTGCAGTAATTACCATACAGATTAAATTAAATATTGAAAGCCCGTGGATGCCCAGATGGACTGTTGGGTATGTAACCCGCGAAATCCTATTATTGGAGTTTTCTTCTTCAATCATGTGTCTTATTCTGGCCGGTAAAGTGGGTTCAAATATAGCTTCTGAATTGGGAACCATGCGCGTAACGCAACAAATTGATGCACTGGAAATTATGGGCGTCAATTCGGCCTGCCATCTTATTCTTCCCAAAATAGCTGCACTGGTAACCATTATTCCAATATTAGTTACTTTCAGCATTTTCGCCGGTATCATCGGAGCCTTTGCCACATGTTGGCTAGGCGGAATCATGATGGCCAGTGATCTTGAATACGGAGTGCAATATATGTTTGTAGAATGGTTTGTCTGGTGTGGAATAATCAAGTCACTCTTCTTTGCCTTTATTATAGCCAGTGTATCTGCTTTCTTTGGATATACGGTCGAAGGAGGTTCTATTGAAGTAGGGAAGGCATCTACAGACTCTGTAGTAACCAGCAGTGTACTTATCTTATTTGCCGACTTGGTGTTAACTAAACTTTTAATGGGATGATAGAAATAAAAGAACTCTATAAGTCATTTGAGGAAAAAGAGGTGCTCAAAGATATCAATGCTACATTCGAAAATGGCAAAACAAATTTAATCATAGGGCAGAGCGGTTCGGGAAAAACCGTTTTGATGAAATGTATTGTAGGATTACTAAAACCCACAAAGGGTGAAATACTCTATGATGACCGGAACTTCTTAATGATGAACAAGAACGAAAAGAAGCTCCTTCGGCGTGAAATGGGAATGATTTTTCAGAGTGCGGCTTTATTCGATTCAATGAGTGTACTCGAGAACGTTATGTTCCCACTTAATATGTTTAGCAACGAAACATTGAAAGATAGGCAAAAAAGAGCCATGTTTTGTCTGGAACGTGTAAAATTGACTGATGCCAAAGACATGTTTCCGGGTGAAATAAGCGGAGGTATGCAAAAAAGAGTAGCCATCGCCCGGGCTATTTCGCTTCAGCCCCAATATTTATTTTGCGATGAACCGAATTCCGGCTTAGATCCTAAAACATCACTGGTCATTGATGAGCTGATACAAGATATCACCCAAGAATATAACATGACGACTATTATCAACACACACGATATGAACTCAGTAATGGGGATCGGAGAAAAGATTATTTTTATTTATGATGGAAACAAAGAATGGGAAGGAACCAAAGAGGACATTTTCACTTCATCCAACTCACGATTGAATAATTTTGTTTTTGCATCCGATCTGTTCCAGAAAGTGAAAGAAGCTGAGAATCAAAACGCTGAAGGATAGCATCGTACTCTTATTCTTAGGAGCTAGATAAACATTAAAAAAACGAAGAATCTATTCCTCATTTTATTACACCTCACTTTTAGGAGAAAACGCTAGCCAGACTTTTCAAATTTACGTGCCTTATCCCTATCAGCAATAAAGACAATTCCAGCTAACTCCAAGTCCAAATACAACAAATAATAAAAGGCCAATCTTTTAGAGATTGGCCTTTTATTATTTGTTGTATATCTTATATCACCATTTATTTTTGACGTATATAAACATTAATAGGTGTACCCGTAAGATTCCACTTCTCACGTATCTTATTCTCTAAGAACCGCTTATATGGTTCCTTTACATATTGCGGCAAATTAGCAAAGAAGACAAATGATGGCACCTGAGTATTAGGCAACTGAGTGACATATTTAATTTTAATGTATTTCCCCTTTATAGAAGGAGGTGGATAAGCCTCTATCAATGGAAGCATCTCTTCATTTAATCGCGCAGTAGGGATCTTCATACTACGGTTTTCATATACACTTCGAGCCTCTTCAAGTACCTTCAAGATTCTTTGTTTGGAGAGTGCAGAAGCAAACACAATTGGAAAGTCAACAAAAGGAGCAAAGCGAAAACGAATAGTGTTCTCAAACTCTTTCATCAATTTCGGTGTCTTATCTTCTACTAAATCCCATTTATTAACAACCACCACTAAGCCTTTTGTATTTTTCTGGATCAATGAGAAAATATTCAAATCCTGACTTTCAATTCCTCTAGTACCATCAACCATCAAAATACAAACGTCCGCACCTTCGATAGAACGAATGGAACGAATGACTGAATAATATTCAAGATCTTCATTAACCTTGTTCTTTTTACGTATACCTGCTGTATCAACTAAATAGAAATCAAACCCAAACTTATTGTAGCGAGTATAAATTGAATCGCGAGTTGTACCGGCTATCTCTGTGACAATATTTCGTTCCTCTCCGATAAAGGCATTAACAATAGATGATTTCCCTGCATTCGGACGTCCAACAACGGCAAAACGAGGAATATCTTCATCAAGAATTTCGGCTGATTCTTTCTTAAATTTACTAACAATGAGATCCATCAAGTCTCCCGTTCCGCTTCCGGTTATCGCTGAAACACAATATGGATCACCTAATCCCAGAGAATAAAAATCAGATGCATTATATTGCAACTCATTATTATCTGTTTTGTTCGCAACAACAATAATCGAACTATTAGACCGTCGTAATATAGAAGCCACTTGTAAATCAAGATCCGTCGCGCCGTTGATTACGTCAACAACAAATAAAATAATATCGGCCTCTTCAACAGCCATCAATACTTGCTTTCTGATTTCTCCTTCAAAAATATCATCAGAATTCACGACCCAGCCTCCTGTATCTACAACAGAAAATTCATGTCCCGACCATTCTGATTTCCCGTATTGCCTGTCACGGGTAGTCCCCGCTTCATCGTCCACAATTGCTTGACGCGTCTTAGTCAAACGATTGAATAAGGTAGATTTCCCAACATTTGGGCGTCCTACTATTGCAACTAAATTTCCCATAACTTTTTCACTCCATTTTTACGACTATCACAGTCGTATGAATATTAACTTAATCCAACTGGTATCCAAAATTACGTAATTCTTTATCTGAACTACGCCAATCTTTATCAACCTTCACAAAAGTCTCAAGAAAAACTGTTTTCCCAAAGAATCTTTCAAGATCGCGACGCGCTTCTGTAGCCACCTTCTTAAGAGCTTTCCCCTGTTTACCGATAATTATTCCCTTTTGAGATTCGCGCTCTACATATATTACAGCATTAATATGTATCATTTTCGCATCCTCCTTAAATTGCTCAACTACAACCTCTACCGAATAGGGAACTTCTTTATCGTAATATAACAATATTTTTTCACGGATAATTTCATTCACAAAAAAGCGAGCAGGCTTATCCGTCAATTGATCCTTATCAAAATAAGGAGGTGAATCAGGCAAAAGCTCTTTAATACGCTTCATTACATAATCCACATTAAATTTCGAAGACGCTGAGATAGGAATTATCTCTGCCTGAGGCACAAAAGATTTCCAAATATCTACTAGTTCAACAAGTTTATCTTGATTAGATAAATCTATTTTATTAATCAACAATAATACAGGCACCGTTTGTTGGCGAACTTTTTCTATAAACTCATTATGTTTACCCGGTATTTCAACCACATCCGTAACATAAAGCAGTACATCAGCATCAGCCAAAGCAGAAGTAGAAAAACCCAGCATTGATTCTTGCAATTTATATGCAGGATTAACCACCCCAGGAGTATCCGAAAAAACAATCTGCATCTCTTCGGTATTATATATCCCCATTATTCGATGTCGAGTAGTTTGTGCTTTGAAAGTTGCTATAGATATACGTTCGCCAACCAAAGCATTCATTAAAGTCGATTTTCCGACATTAGGATTTCCTACTATATTAACGAAACCTGCTTTATGCATATTTTATTTTATTTTGATTTAGACAAAAAAACGCATCAAATAAAAATCGGATGCGTTTATTATATAGCAAGCAGTTATTAATTACCACTTTTTACCATCATAGCCCCATTTAACATAAACGGCACCCCATGTAAAACCAGCTCCAAAAGCGGTAAAGATCAGATTATCGCCTTTTTTTAGTTTTTCTTCAAAGTCCCAAATACAAAGAGGCAATGTTGCAGCACTAGTATTACCATAACGTTCAATATTTACCATGACTTGCTCCATAGGCAATTCCATACGACGAGCAACTGCATCTATAATACGCATATTAGCCTGATGGGGAATTACCCAATTAATATTATCTTTCGTTAATTGATTTCTTTCAGCTATTGAAGCAGTTGCATCAGACATATTAGAAACAGCATATTTAAATACTGTCCGGCCTTCCTGATAAACACAATGCATATGATTATCTACCGAGAAATAAGAAGATGGACAAACAGAACCGCCGGCTTTCATGTGCAAGAAAGGCAATCCTTTACCATCAGTTCTAAGTAAAGCATCAATAACTCCGTATTCTTCAGTGGTAGGTTCCATCATAAAAGCAGCAGCACCATCACCAAAAATAGGACAAGTAGCTCTGTCTGTATAATCAGTTATTGAAGACATCTTATCTGCACCGACAATAATGATCTTCTTATATCTACCCGATCGAATAAAAGATGCCGCAGTCTCCATCAAGAACAAAAAACCGCTACAAGCAGCTTGCAAATCAAAAGCGAAAGCATTTTTTAAACCAAGTTTATCACATAAAATAGACGCTGTAGAAGGGAAATGATAATCAGGAGTAGAAGTCGCAACAATAACTAAATCAATATCATCTGGATTAGATTCTGTACGCTGCATAAGTTGCTTAGCAGCTTTCCGTGCCATATAAGAAGTACCTAAGCCTTCTTCGTTCAATATTCGTCTTTCTTTGACCCCTATGCGAGTCATAATCCATTCGTCATTGGTGTCTACCATCTTAGATATCTCATCATTCGTCAAGACATAATCAGGTACATACCCACCGACTCCTGTAATTACTGCATTAATTTTTTCCATTAATTCAATTTTGGATTAGCAACGCTTATTATACTTAAAGGCAGCCAGAGAAATAACTCTCAGGCCGTTCCCTAATTAAGTATATATCATTCAGACTGTAGTTTATACAGCTGCCTCCTTTTCAATAGCCAATTTACCTCTATAATACCCACAAGCACCACAAACGGTATGGTAAACATGCCACTCACCACAATTTGGGCAAACTGCTAGTGTAGGAGCAACTGCTTTATCGTGAGTTCTTCTCTTTGCTGTTCTTGTTTTTGACTGTTTTCTCTTAGGATGTGCCATTTTTCTTTAAACTTTAATTATTATCTAATATTTTTTTTAAATCATTCCACCTCGGATCTATCGATTCATCGTTATCATCTTCGGTCACATTATCTTCAATAACATCAAACGTATTATTATCTTCACCGGCATCACCAGTGTCCGTCTTCAAGTATTTACTCAGTTTACCGGTCATTGCCTTATTACATTTACCAGGAGCATGTACATGCTTCATTGGAATTGCCAAGGCGATAAACTCATAAATAAACCACGCAATATTAATTTCTCCCTCCTCTTCAGGAATCACAATTAAATTATCTCCTTCTTCGGCATACGCACTACCAAACTTAACCATCAGCTTATCAGAAGAAACAATAATCTGTTCCATTTCATCCAAACAACGGTCGCAAGGCACCCATACGGTTCCCTCAGAATGGAAATTAAGTTCAAAAGCATGCGATACTTTCCTCACAACAAGCAAAACCTTGATTTTCCCTTTTTGTATTTCCGGAGCATCAATATTTGCAAAAAAAAGGTTATCAAGCAGGAACTCATAGTTCACAGTATCTACTTGCATACCTTTCAAATCAATTTTGTATTTATCAAACTTACCCAAAGCTTACTCTTTTTATAATCGCTACAAAGTTATCAAAAAAGCCTAAACATAACGTTTTTCTCCGCTTATTTTGCCATAATAGCGTAACGAAGAAAAACAAATTCGGGCGACAAAGATACGAATAATAATACTCAAAACGAACAAATAAAAACGAAATCTTTAATCTTTTAAATTCTATTCTAATAAGCTTCCATGAAAAAAAGTTTTTCAGCATAACTTTAAAATCCAAGCCTTTCCGTCTCCTGACCAGAGGTCAGCCTCGTCCAAATTCATGTCCGTTTATACAAAAAGACAAAGCCCCGTAAGATCTAATGATCCACGGGGCCCTGCTAAAAAACGGCGACTACCTACTCTCCCACTGTTACGCAGTACCATCGGCGTGATCGGGCTTAACTTCTCTGTTCGGAATGGGAAGAGGTGGAACCCCGATGCTATAGTCACCTAAAATAAGGTTGACACAATGTACACAAAAAGTAAACCCGTTATAAGCTTAAGCTAAAGGGATATATTAACCATACTCCGACAAAAGAAAGTGTACGGGCAATTAGTACCGCTCGGCTGTGATATCTCTACCTCTACACCTGCGGCCTATCAACGTCATCGTCTTTAACGACCCTAAGAAATCTAATCTTGTGGCTGGCTTCGTACTTAGATGCTTTCAGCACTTATCCAATCCCGACTTAGATACCCGGCGATGCACCTGGCGGCACAACCGGTAAACCAGAGGTCAGTCCAACACGGTCCTCTCGTACTAGTGTCAGAGCCACGCAAATTTCATACGCCCACGATAGATAGAGACCGAACTGTCTCACGACGTTCTGAACCCAGCTCGCGTGCCACTTTAATGGGCGAACAGCCCAACCCTTGGGACCTTCTCCAGCCCCAGGATGTGACGAGCCGACATCGAGGTGCCAAACCCCTCCGTCGATATGAGCTCTTGGGAGGGATCAGCCTGTTATCCCCGGAGTACCTTTTATCCTTTGAGCGATGTCCCTTCCATACGGAAACACCGGATCACTATGCTCTAGTTTCCTACCTGATCGACTTGTCGGTCTCCCAGTCAAGCACCCTTATGCCATTACACTCTGCGGACGGTTACCAATCGTCCTGAGGGTACCTTTAGAAGCCTCCGTTACACTTTTGGAGGCGACCACCCCAGTCAAACTACCCACCAAACAGTGTCCCCGCATGAAGCGGGTTAGAGCTCAAATAATTAAAGGGCCGTATTTCAACAGCGACTCCACATACACTGGCGTGCACGCTTCAAAGTCTCCGGCCTATCCTACACATCAATTACCCAAACTCAATGTTAAGCTATAGTAAAGGTTCACGGGGTCTTTTCGTCCCATCGCGGGTAATCGGCATCTTCACCGATACTACAATTTCACTGAGCTCACGGTTGAGACAGTGTCCAGATCATTACACCATTCGTGCAGGTCGGAACTTACCCGACAAGGAATTTCGCTACCTTAGGACCGTTATAGTTACGGCCGCCGTTTACTGGGGCTTCAATTCAATGCTTCTCTTGCGATGACATCTCCTCTTAACCTTCCAGCACCGGGCAGGTGTCAGGCTGTATACGTGATCTTTCGATTTTGCACAGCCCTGTGTTTTTGTTAAACAGTTGCCTGGACCTATTCTCTGCGCCCTCCCATCACTGGGTAGGGACCCTTTATCCCGAAGTTACAGGGTCAATTTGCCTAGTTCCTTAACCGTGATTCACTCAAGCGCCTTAGTATATTCTACCCGACTACGTGTGTCCGTTTGCGGTACGGGTACCTTAAAGATTAAGTTTAGCGGATTTTCTTGGAAGTTTGCTTACATACACTATTGGATTGTCACAAGGACGCTCCATACTATCAGGTTCGACTCTCGCTGCGGATTTGCCTGCAACGATCAACATCTACACCCTTTAACGAACTATTCCGTCAGTCCGCGGTACTATCACTACTCCGTCTCCACATCACTCCTTAAGGTAGTAATGGAATATTAACCATTTCTGCCATCGACATCACCATTCGGCTGAGTCTTAGGACCCGACTAACCCTGATCCGATTAGCGTTGATCAGGAAACCTTAGTCTTTCGGCGAGGGGGTTTCTCACCCCCTTTATCGTTACTTATACCTACATTTGCTTTTCCACACGCTCCAGCAAAGCTCACGCTTCACATTCAACGCAGAGTGGAATGCTCCCCTACCAACCATTACTGGTTCCATAGCTTCGGTAAACCGCTTATGCCCGATTATTATCCACGCCAAATTCCTCGACTAGTGAGCTGTTACGCACTCTTTAAATGAATGGCTGCTTCCAAGCCAACATCCTAGCTGTCTTAGCAATCTGACTTCGTTAGTTCAACTTAGCGGTTATTTCGGGACCTTAGCTGATGGTCTGGATTCTTCTCCTTTCGGACGCGGACCTTAGCACCCGCGCCCTCACTCCTGTTCTCAAACTAATGCGCATTCGGAGTTTATCAAGACTTGATAGGCGGTGAAGCCCTCGCATCTTATCAGTCGCTCTACCTCACATTAGTAATAAACAAGGCTGCACCTAAATGCATTTCGGGGAGTACGAGCTATCTCCAAGTTTGATTAGCCTTTCACCCCCACCCTCAGCTCATCCGGAAGCTTTTCAACGCTTATCGGTTCGGTCCTCCAGTTAGTGTTACCTAACCTTCAACCTGGCCAAGGGTAGATCACTTGGTTTCGCGTCTACTCCTCCCGACTAATTCGCCCTATTAAGACTCGCTTTCGCTTCGGCTACGGGCCTCAAGACCCTTAACCTTGCCGGAAAAAGTAACTCGTAGGTTCATTATGCAAAAGGCACGCCGTCACAGCACGAAGCTGCTCCGACCGCTTGTAGGCGCATGGTTTCAGGAACTATTTCACTCTTCTATTCGAAGTGCTTTTCACCTTTCCCTCACGGTACTGGTTCACTATCGGTCTCTCGGGAGTATTTAGCCTTACCGGATGGTCCCGGCAGATTCATGCAGAATTCCTCGTGCTCCGCACTACTCAGGATACCACTAGGGTTCATCAAGTTTCGAATACCGGGTTATCACCGTCTACGACCACACTTTCCAGAGTGTTCTTCTCGCTTGATTTCGTCCCACAACGTGGTCCTACAACCCCATATATGCCGTAACATATATGGTTTGGGCTATTCCGCGTTCGCTCGCCACTACTAGCGGAATCATTATTTATTTTCTTTTCCTGCAGGTACTAAGATGTTTCAGTTCCCTGCGTTAGCCTCCATCATTGATGGATGATATCTCTTCAAGATAACGGGTTGTCCCATTCGGAAATCTTCGGATCAAAGGTTATTTGCACCTACCCGAAGCTTATCGCAG containing:
- a CDS encoding ABC transporter permease codes for the protein MIKALKTVGRYMILMSRTFSRPERMRMFFKQYIKEIEQLGVNSIGIVLLISFFIGAVITIQIKLNIESPWMPRWTVGYVTREILLLEFSSSIMCLILAGKVGSNIASELGTMRVTQQIDALEIMGVNSACHLILPKIAALVTIIPILVTFSIFAGIIGAFATCWLGGIMMASDLEYGVQYMFVEWFVWCGIIKSLFFAFIIASVSAFFGYTVEGGSIEVGKASTDSVVTSSVLILFADLVLTKLLMG
- a CDS encoding ABC transporter ATP-binding protein, with translation MIEIKELYKSFEEKEVLKDINATFENGKTNLIIGQSGSGKTVLMKCIVGLLKPTKGEILYDDRNFLMMNKNEKKLLRREMGMIFQSAALFDSMSVLENVMFPLNMFSNETLKDRQKRAMFCLERVKLTDAKDMFPGEISGGMQKRVAIARAISLQPQYLFCDEPNSGLDPKTSLVIDELIQDITQEYNMTTIINTHDMNSVMGIGEKIIFIYDGNKEWEGTKEDIFTSSNSRLNNFVFASDLFQKVKEAENQNAEG
- the der gene encoding ribosome biogenesis GTPase Der, yielding MGNLVAIVGRPNVGKSTLFNRLTKTRQAIVDDEAGTTRDRQYGKSEWSGHEFSVVDTGGWVVNSDDIFEGEIRKQVLMAVEEADIILFVVDVINGATDLDLQVASILRRSNSSIIVVANKTDNNELQYNASDFYSLGLGDPYCVSAITGSGTGDLMDLIVSKFKKESAEILDEDIPRFAVVGRPNAGKSSIVNAFIGEERNIVTEIAGTTRDSIYTRYNKFGFDFYLVDTAGIRKKNKVNEDLEYYSVIRSIRSIEGADVCILMVDGTRGIESQDLNIFSLIQKNTKGLVVVVNKWDLVEDKTPKLMKEFENTIRFRFAPFVDFPIVFASALSKQRILKVLEEARSVYENRSMKIPTARLNEEMLPLIEAYPPPSIKGKYIKIKYVTQLPNTQVPSFVFFANLPQYVKEPYKRFLENKIREKWNLTGTPINVYIRQK
- the era gene encoding GTPase Era, coding for MHKAGFVNIVGNPNVGKSTLMNALVGERISIATFKAQTTRHRIMGIYNTEEMQIVFSDTPGVVNPAYKLQESMLGFSTSALADADVLLYVTDVVEIPGKHNEFIEKVRQQTVPVLLLINKIDLSNQDKLVELVDIWKSFVPQAEIIPISASSKFNVDYVMKRIKELLPDSPPYFDKDQLTDKPARFFVNEIIREKILLYYDKEVPYSVEVVVEQFKEDAKMIHINAVIYVERESQKGIIIGKQGKALKKVATEARRDLERFFGKTVFLETFVKVDKDWRSSDKELRNFGYQLD
- a CDS encoding beta-ketoacyl-ACP synthase III, encoding MEKINAVITGVGGYVPDYVLTNDEISKMVDTNDEWIMTRIGVKERRILNEEGLGTSYMARKAAKQLMQRTESNPDDIDLVIVATSTPDYHFPSTASILCDKLGLKNAFAFDLQAACSGFLFLMETAASFIRSGRYKKIIIVGADKMSSITDYTDRATCPIFGDGAAAFMMEPTTEEYGVIDALLRTDGKGLPFLHMKAGGSVCPSSYFSVDNHMHCVYQEGRTVFKYAVSNMSDATASIAERNQLTKDNINWVIPHQANMRIIDAVARRMELPMEQVMVNIERYGNTSAATLPLCIWDFEEKLKKGDNLIFTAFGAGFTWGAVYVKWGYDGKKW
- the rpmF gene encoding 50S ribosomal protein L32; this encodes MAHPKRKQSKTRTAKRRTHDKAVAPTLAVCPNCGEWHVYHTVCGACGYYRGKLAIEKEAAV
- a CDS encoding DUF177 domain-containing protein; translation: MGKFDKYKIDLKGMQVDTVNYEFLLDNLFFANIDAPEIQKGKIKVLLVVRKVSHAFELNFHSEGTVWVPCDRCLDEMEQIIVSSDKLMVKFGSAYAEEGDNLIVIPEEEGEINIAWFIYEFIALAIPMKHVHAPGKCNKAMTGKLSKYLKTDTGDAGEDNNTFDVIEDNVTEDDNDESIDPRWNDLKKILDNN